The nucleotide window TCTTCGCCGTCAAGGAGGAAAAGCAGCCTCGCATGGTGGTTTGCTGCCTGGACAACGATAACGTGAGCCAGGCCTCTTTGGAATTGGTCAACCAGCTTGTTACCATCTATCACGCGGAGTTGGGCCTGGTGGGCGTCACCGGCGCGGAAGGTCTGAAAGAAGAAGTGGACCGCAAGATGGGCCAGTTGTTAGATTATTACGCCGGGAGCGACATCCGGGCTTGGGTCCAGTTGGTTGAGGCGTCCTCCCTGGAGTCTTACATCGCCCAGGCCGCCCAAAAGGACCTGGTGGCCTTGTGGATGGGCAAGCAGTCTTTTCTGGACAAAATCTTCTTTAGACAGCGCCTTGGCAAGCTGATAGAAACGGCTCAGTCTTCGGTGTTGATCCTTAGGTAATGTATCAAAATAGCGCCCTAACAGGCTTTCAAACCTAAAACAGCGCATGGGTACTTATGTCGAACAAGGACGAACAAGCATCCTTTGATCCGGTGATTGCGCCTTCGAGCCGTTCCGTGGCCGATTCCATCACGGCCATTGAAAAGGCTCTTTCGGAAAGGCCTAAATTGAGCATTCGTATTCGCATCACCATGGCTTTTACCATTGCGTTCCTGTTCTCGTTCGCAATCGCCATATCCTCCATTGTGTTCATATCACGCCTGAACGCCAACCAGGAGCACCTGGACCGGGTCGGCGCCCTGGTTTTCAACATAGAGCAAGCCCGCCGGCACGAAAAAAACTTTTTCCTATACGGCGCCAAGACGGACATCTTTGACGCTCTCGCCAGCATCCAACTGGCGACGGAAGCGTTTCACGGCAAGGCGCAGGGAATCAGGCCCCTGGTGAGCGAGGACATCTTCACTCAGGTGGAAGCGGAGCTGAAGGAATACTCGGCTTTGCTGACCGAAATAAGCCATGCGCCCGCAATGCCGACGGCGCAGGAGGACGGCGACAAAGGATTGGAGGCCAGGGTGCGCGTGGCCGGGCATCAGGTTATGACCCACGCCACGGACCTTATGAATCAGGCCCACCTCAAAGTCCGGGCCATGGCGCATATGTTCATGGTCGCCGCTATTTTCATCATCATCCTGAATCTCATCGTGATGATTTGGGTGGCCACGGAAATGGCGCGCCAGATCCTGCAGCCTTTGGGAAGGTTTGTGGGATATGCGGAAAGAATCGGCGCCGGGGATTTTCGTCCGGTCACGCCCCAGCGGAAGTATCGGGACGAATTTTCCAACCTGGCCATCGCCATCAACAGCATGGTGCGGGAGCTTTTGGAGAAGCACGAAGAGCTTCTGCAATCCCGCAAAATGGCCGCCGTGGGCACTCTGACCTCGGGCATCGCCCATGAGTTGAACAATCCCCTGAACAACATAAGCCTGACCACGGAAACCCTGTTGGAAGGGA belongs to Desulfatibacillum aliphaticivorans DSM 15576 and includes:
- a CDS encoding sensor histidine kinase, with protein sequence MSNKDEQASFDPVIAPSSRSVADSITAIEKALSERPKLSIRIRITMAFTIAFLFSFAIAISSIVFISRLNANQEHLDRVGALVFNIEQARRHEKNFFLYGAKTDIFDALASIQLATEAFHGKAQGIRPLVSEDIFTQVEAELKEYSALLTEISHAPAMPTAQEDGDKGLEARVRVAGHQVMTHATDLMNQAHLKVRAMAHMFMVAAIFIIILNLIVMIWVATEMARQILQPLGRFVGYAERIGAGDFRPVTPQRKYRDEFSNLAIAINSMVRELLEKHEELLQSRKMAAVGTLTSGIAHELNNPLNNISLTTETLLEGMEDYTREEALEMLRDIFLQVERASGTVKNLLDFTRKDQARFEPVDLGEVVESSFQLVENECSLNEVETQNLIDIGLPKARANFRNLQQVLLNMFLNAIHAMPEGGKIDVESHLEGDWLKMDIADTGSGIEKKNLERIFDPFFTTKEVGRGTGLGLSVSYGIIEKMGGRITVASEVGEGTTFSIFLPVWEEDALDHDAHEH